From a region of the Candidatus Pantoea bituminis genome:
- the sseA gene encoding 3-mercaptopyruvate sulfurtransferase translates to MTAPLFVSADWLNEHYTDEDLQVLDARMLPPGMEAVRDIQAEYLAGHLPDAPFFNIEALSDHTSPYPHMMPRAEGFSVAMRELGVSSDKHLVVYDEGNLFSAPRAWWMLRAFGVQQVSILAGGLQGWKAAGFSVETGPVTLPEGEFEATYDESQVKRLNDVLLISHEGGAQIVDARAANRFNAEVDEPRPGLHRGHIPRSLNVPWNNLVANGELKPVAELRDLFVKAGVDIEKPVVASCGSGVTAVVVILALTALGARNVALYDGSWGEWGSRDDLPIEK, encoded by the coding sequence ATGACAGCTCCCCTGTTTGTATCCGCTGACTGGTTGAATGAACATTACACCGACGAAGACCTGCAAGTGCTGGATGCGCGAATGCTGCCGCCAGGCATGGAGGCGGTGCGGGATATTCAAGCCGAATATCTGGCAGGCCATTTACCTGATGCGCCTTTTTTCAATATTGAAGCGCTCTCCGATCACACCAGCCCCTATCCGCACATGATGCCGCGCGCCGAAGGTTTTTCAGTGGCGATGCGCGAACTGGGCGTCAGCAGCGATAAACATTTAGTGGTGTACGATGAAGGCAACCTGTTCTCGGCACCCCGCGCGTGGTGGATGCTGCGCGCTTTTGGCGTACAGCAGGTTTCTATTTTAGCGGGCGGTTTGCAAGGCTGGAAAGCGGCAGGCTTCTCGGTGGAAACCGGCCCGGTTACGCTGCCAGAAGGCGAGTTTGAAGCTACCTACGATGAAAGCCAGGTTAAGCGTTTGAATGATGTGTTGCTGATCAGCCATGAAGGCGGTGCGCAGATCGTTGATGCGCGAGCCGCGAATCGCTTCAATGCAGAAGTGGATGAGCCGCGTCCCGGCCTGCATCGTGGTCATATCCCGCGTAGCCTGAATGTACCGTGGAACAATCTGGTGGCGAACGGCGAGTTGAAGCCGGTAGCAGAGCTGCGCGACCTGTTTGTTAAAGCGGGTGTGGATATTGAAAAACCGGTGGTTGCCAGCTGTGGATCGGGTGTGACTGCGGTGGTGGTGATTCTGGCGCTGACTGCGCTGGGTGCGCGTAATGTCGCGCTGTATGACGGTTCGTGGGGCGAATGGGGCAGCCGCGACGACTTACCCATTGAGAAATAA